TCAAGACTAACAGGACCGGTGACCAATGTTACGTCAGCTCCCATGTTTGCTGCCGCTTCCGCAAGTGCGAATCCCATTTTTCCGGATGATCTGTTTGTAAAGAATCGAACAGGGTCAACTTTTTCCCGTGTCGGACCTGCTGAAATCAACACCTTTTTTCCGGCAAACAACGCATTGTTGTCCTGATGTTTATCGATTACTGCAATAATACTCTCCGGTTCCTCCAGGCGGCCTTTTCCGACGTATCCGCATGCCAGATACCCCGCACCTGGTTCGATAAAGTTATATCCCCACTCATCCAGCTGTTTCATATTCGCGATAACTACAGGATGTGCATACATGTGTACATTCATCGCAGGGGCAATATAAACATCCGCCTGTGTAGCAAGTAAAGTTGTTGAGAGCATATCGTCGGCAATCCCATTTGCAACTTTTCCAATTATATTGGCTGTCGCCGGGGCAATAACTGTAATATCTGCCCAATCGGCTATATCAATGTGTGCAATTTTTGCCGGATCCTTTTCGTCAAATGTATCCGTATATACAGGGTTTCTTGATAAAGCCTGAAATGTCAGCGGTGATACAAACTTGGTTGCATTCTCCGTCATCATCACTTTCACATTTGCACCCTGCTGTGTTAATTTGCTTGTTAACGCACAGGCTTTGTACGCCGCAATACCGCCGGAAACCCCTAAAAGTATATTCTTATTATGTATCATGTTGAACCCCTCCCGACTCAACTAATAAAACTTCTACTATAGTTATAACACAAAACCCCCGCAAGTAAATGAAC
The genomic region above belongs to Virgibacillus doumboii and contains:
- the coaBC gene encoding bifunctional phosphopantothenoylcysteine decarboxylase/phosphopantothenate--cysteine ligase CoaBC; amino-acid sequence: MIHNKNILLGVSGGIAAYKACALTSKLTQQGANVKVMMTENATKFVSPLTFQALSRNPVYTDTFDEKDPAKIAHIDIADWADITVIAPATANIIGKVANGIADDMLSTTLLATQADVYIAPAMNVHMYAHPVVIANMKQLDEWGYNFIEPGAGYLACGYVGKGRLEEPESIIAVIDKHQDNNALFAGKKVLISAGPTREKVDPVRFFTNRSSGKMGFALAEAAANMGADVTLVTGPVSLETSNKNISRIDVMSAAEMYESMMDHFQKSDIVIKAAAVADYRPKQVFDEKMKKQSGDWQVEMERTKDIIQSLAEKKDHQFLVGFAAETTNPLEYGLAKLQKKRLDAIVINNVAAKGAGFGSDTNIVTYVNKLQQSEEISLATKHEIAGRIMMFIARDMKGEAK